One window of Terriglobales bacterium genomic DNA carries:
- a CDS encoding winged helix-turn-helix domain-containing protein: MATETITVYAFDDVTVDSRTCCVSKTGAPVQLEPKAFNLLVYLIENRDRVVGKTEILDVVWRDTAVSENVLSVTVAKLRKALGEDPKASRYIQTVHTRGYRFVAEVELRAANGTNGGSSSASATHGSAEHRAGQDAVDSGIVSAQTRRRDRLLILAGAVALAAVIAIFFLSNRQRQTLAAQSAAGRAATSSPVISIAVLPFRSAGGDDEYLGAEVADSLATKLSNSTHLRLIPGTIALRYDDPNHSAQAIGKDLHADYLIRGELPQSHAGMKVQLLRVGDGAQLWEDTFAGNLADIFHAEETIAGRVLNTLMVTLDHEERTRFSKRYTENLEAYEAFLRAHYYMNPASKEDIEKSIGYFKQAVSIDPKYAMAYAGLSDAYSRLSAFGVAPAEFVPRSRAAAMKALEVDETVAYAHSMLGRIAYLNDWDFTRADEEYKRTLQLEPSLKHQWYAPYLLSFNHATEAEVENKKFDDFLPFSPGIAVAQFYFFVRGYDRALDVTRRKLDLYPDNPAPHELLGEIYEAQQRYSEALAEIQKAVSLSNGNVGLGSLGHLYAVMGRRGDARTALQKLLRQTNVAYISPYQFALIHAGLGEKDKAIENLERAHAERSLSPASFRFDPRLENLRTEPRFRDFARSAGLPL, from the coding sequence GTGGCTACCGAGACCATCACGGTCTATGCCTTCGACGATGTCACCGTCGATTCGCGCACCTGTTGCGTATCGAAAACCGGCGCTCCTGTCCAACTTGAACCTAAGGCCTTCAATCTGCTGGTGTATCTCATCGAGAACCGGGACCGTGTGGTAGGAAAGACCGAAATTCTCGATGTGGTCTGGAGAGACACCGCGGTCAGCGAAAACGTGCTCTCGGTCACCGTCGCCAAGTTGCGCAAGGCATTGGGCGAGGATCCGAAGGCGTCGCGATATATCCAGACGGTGCATACACGCGGCTATCGGTTTGTCGCAGAAGTGGAGCTGCGAGCTGCCAATGGGACCAATGGAGGTTCCTCGTCAGCGTCCGCGACACACGGAAGCGCAGAGCATCGTGCTGGGCAGGATGCCGTTGATTCCGGCATCGTCTCGGCCCAAACGCGGCGTCGAGACAGGCTGTTGATTTTGGCAGGTGCGGTCGCTCTTGCGGCCGTTATCGCGATCTTCTTTCTATCCAACAGGCAGAGGCAAACGCTTGCTGCACAATCTGCCGCAGGCAGAGCAGCAACAAGCAGCCCTGTAATTTCTATCGCCGTGCTGCCATTCCGGTCAGCCGGAGGAGACGATGAATACCTTGGAGCAGAGGTCGCCGATTCGCTCGCGACCAAGCTTAGCAACAGCACTCATCTGCGTCTGATTCCAGGCACGATTGCTCTTCGTTATGACGATCCGAATCACAGCGCACAGGCGATCGGCAAAGACCTGCACGCGGATTATTTGATTCGCGGCGAGCTTCCGCAGTCTCATGCCGGTATGAAGGTGCAGTTGCTTCGCGTAGGCGACGGTGCGCAATTGTGGGAAGACACATTCGCAGGCAATCTTGCGGACATCTTTCACGCGGAGGAAACAATTGCCGGACGAGTGCTGAATACGCTGATGGTGACTTTGGATCACGAAGAGCGAACACGCTTTTCCAAGCGTTATACAGAAAACCTCGAAGCGTATGAGGCCTTTCTGAGAGCGCACTACTACATGAATCCGGCGTCAAAGGAAGACATCGAGAAGTCGATTGGATACTTCAAGCAGGCTGTCTCAATCGATCCCAAGTATGCGATGGCATATGCCGGGCTTTCCGACGCCTATTCACGTTTGAGTGCCTTCGGCGTTGCTCCGGCAGAATTTGTTCCGCGGTCCCGTGCTGCTGCCATGAAAGCGCTGGAGGTCGATGAGACGGTGGCATATGCGCATTCCATGCTGGGAAGGATTGCGTACTTGAACGATTGGGATTTCACTCGTGCAGACGAGGAATACAAGCGCACGCTGCAACTCGAGCCAAGTCTGAAACACCAGTGGTATGCACCTTACCTGCTAAGCTTCAACCACGCGACGGAAGCGGAAGTCGAGAATAAGAAGTTTGACGATTTTCTTCCATTTTCCCCTGGCATCGCCGTCGCGCAGTTCTATTTTTTTGTCAGGGGATATGACCGCGCTTTGGATGTGACCCGCCGCAAACTCGACCTTTATCCTGACAATCCCGCGCCGCATGAATTGTTGGGAGAGATTTATGAAGCCCAACAGCGTTACTCGGAGGCACTCGCGGAGATTCAGAAAGCTGTCTCACTGTCGAATGGCAATGTTGGTTTGGGCTCGTTAGGGCATTTGTACGCAGTCATGGGCAGGAGAGGCGACGCTCGAACCGCCTTGCAGAAGCTGCTTCGCCAGACCAATGTAGCCTACATCTCTCCCTACCAGTTTGCGCTCATCCATGCTGGGCTGGGCGAAAAGGACAAGGCGATAGAAAATCTGGAGCGCGCGCACGCCGAACGCTCCTTGTCGCCGGCATCGTTTCGCTTCGATCCGCGACTGGAGAATTTGAGAACCGAGCCACGCTTCCGCGACTTCGCCCGCAGTGCCGGCCTGCCGCTCTAG
- a CDS encoding GntR family transcriptional regulator, translating to MIFKLNPAAGQPLYLQLIQQIRHAIETGVLDHGDVLPGIRTLAEKLVVSPNTIAKAYSELEHEGLLDLRHGSGAYVTARQRVKSRADSVRGAQARIGKLVDSLRDEGFSDEEIHRMLEAELFYEVSRERKP from the coding sequence GTGATCTTCAAACTCAATCCTGCAGCCGGCCAGCCTCTGTACCTGCAGCTCATCCAGCAGATTCGCCATGCGATCGAAACCGGGGTTCTGGATCACGGCGATGTATTGCCTGGTATCCGAACCCTTGCGGAGAAGCTGGTGGTGAGTCCCAACACGATCGCAAAAGCTTATTCGGAGCTCGAACACGAGGGCCTTCTTGACCTTCGGCATGGCTCCGGCGCTTACGTGACTGCAAGACAACGCGTCAAGTCGCGCGCCGATAGCGTGCGAGGGGCACAGGCCCGAATTGGGAAGTTAGTCGACTCGCTCCGCGACGAGGGCTTCTCCGACGAAGAGATTCACCGCATGTTGGAAGCTGAGTTGTTTTACGAGGTATCGAGGGAGAGGAAACCATGA
- a CDS encoding outer membrane beta-barrel protein, translating into MQRLVPYALTILALTPWMMAQHSRPNEIPRFEFYAGYLDAGEAQYNVFHFTQPGANIVFTDDFGTKRGVDLSATHNLTRLIGIKADFSAHFHYDEGPVNVAPCSGCVVSQTASINPRLYNFLIGPEFNFRNHTRFTPFVHTLVGIAHTNATFKTSGSGVNFAASTSETGFAMGLGPGFDIRIARRFSFRMILDYNPKWVGRDDDGGRSLLGDVRLSVGIVLR; encoded by the coding sequence ATGCAACGTTTAGTTCCGTATGCGCTGACGATCCTAGCCCTTACGCCGTGGATGATGGCCCAACACTCTCGTCCCAATGAAATCCCCAGATTCGAGTTCTACGCCGGCTATCTCGATGCCGGAGAGGCCCAGTACAACGTCTTCCACTTCACCCAGCCGGGAGCAAACATCGTTTTTACCGACGACTTCGGAACCAAGAGGGGAGTCGACCTCTCCGCAACCCACAATCTTACGCGGCTTATCGGCATCAAGGCAGACTTCTCGGCGCACTTCCACTACGATGAGGGGCCCGTCAATGTGGCGCCGTGCTCTGGTTGCGTGGTATCGCAAACCGCCAGCATTAACCCGCGTTTGTATAACTTCCTCATCGGCCCTGAGTTCAACTTCCGAAACCACACTCGCTTCACGCCCTTCGTGCATACCCTGGTCGGCATCGCTCACACCAACGCCACCTTTAAGACGTCAGGAAGCGGAGTAAATTTCGCCGCCAGCACCAGCGAAACCGGCTTTGCCATGGGACTAGGCCCCGGATTCGACATCCGAATCGCCCGCAGATTCAGTTTCCGGATGATCCTGGACTACAACCCGAAGTGGGTGGGGCGCGACGATGATGGTGGGCGCAGCCTGCTCGGCGACGTTCGGCTCTCAGTTGGAATTGTTCTGCGCTAG
- a CDS encoding protein kinase yields MPAIPEKFGRYEIVREIGHGAMGVVYEALDPTIGRKIALKAIRFDGIGTTADEAARRFKNEARAAGGLNHPNIVTVYDAGEDNGILYLAMEFIEGVTLEALLRAQRTIRTAQTIDMVRQICAGLDFAHAKGIVHRDIKPGNIMLAANGPVKITDFGIARAGEAMTMTGQVIGTPNYMSPEQVLGKTLDGRSDLFSVGVMLYEMVTGERPFEGQSITTIMYKIVHETPIPPLKLDSTIHPGLSAVIEKSLAKSAEGRFPNGAELARAVQNFESASVITTSTLGKLTGDFPSLADANAAHGARSTPSTAPPEAVPNLSPVTDQSAASPPPQTRIQQAQHWWQQLSPKSRKRAWIVFVLAAIFLYSKFERRSSRSEDEDQSKNQNPVSSVAPAPAAPVPPASDEQSGAQQSAPALVKRENAGGNQSTALMRINSNPPAAEVELDGKSTGKRTPTELQVGRGRHRVSVRMPGFQTSSVTVKVAGGEEFEYSPDLTVVLPNISVPNVSMPDISKLLSKDPQGQAALWRQWAGRQNAPGPKLVISSKPPGATILIDGKDSGQTSPAVIPVKPGKYHVRLELEGFEPAESDLTVGDHKPGIFNPALKLARSDQ; encoded by the coding sequence ATGCCAGCGATTCCTGAAAAGTTTGGACGTTACGAGATCGTTCGTGAGATCGGCCATGGGGCCATGGGCGTGGTGTATGAAGCGCTTGATCCTACGATCGGCAGGAAGATCGCGCTCAAGGCCATCCGTTTCGACGGGATTGGCACGACCGCGGACGAGGCTGCGCGGCGTTTCAAGAACGAGGCGCGAGCGGCCGGCGGACTGAATCATCCCAACATTGTTACCGTCTACGACGCCGGTGAAGATAACGGAATTCTGTATCTTGCCATGGAGTTCATCGAGGGCGTAACGCTGGAAGCCCTTCTTCGAGCTCAGCGAACGATTCGGACGGCGCAGACGATCGACATGGTGCGGCAGATCTGCGCGGGTTTGGATTTTGCGCATGCGAAGGGCATCGTCCATCGCGATATCAAACCGGGAAACATTATGCTGGCCGCGAATGGCCCGGTGAAAATCACGGACTTTGGCATCGCCCGTGCCGGCGAAGCGATGACCATGACCGGCCAGGTGATTGGGACGCCGAACTACATGTCTCCTGAGCAGGTGCTGGGCAAGACGCTCGATGGGCGCAGCGATCTGTTCAGCGTCGGCGTGATGCTCTACGAGATGGTTACCGGCGAGCGTCCGTTTGAAGGCCAGAGCATTACTACGATCATGTACAAGATCGTGCACGAAACGCCGATTCCGCCGCTCAAGCTCGATTCCACGATTCATCCCGGCCTGAGCGCCGTGATCGAGAAATCGCTGGCGAAGTCGGCGGAAGGGCGTTTCCCAAATGGGGCAGAACTGGCGCGCGCGGTGCAGAACTTCGAGAGCGCCAGCGTGATCACAACCAGCACTTTGGGCAAGCTCACCGGAGATTTCCCGAGTCTGGCGGATGCGAATGCCGCGCACGGCGCGCGATCTACGCCGTCGACTGCGCCTCCGGAGGCTGTTCCAAATCTTTCTCCTGTGACAGATCAGTCGGCCGCGAGTCCGCCGCCGCAGACTCGAATTCAGCAAGCGCAGCACTGGTGGCAGCAACTCTCTCCGAAGTCGCGCAAGCGCGCGTGGATTGTATTTGTTTTGGCGGCCATCTTCCTTTATTCAAAGTTCGAGCGGCGTTCATCGAGATCGGAGGATGAAGATCAAAGCAAGAATCAGAATCCGGTGTCGAGCGTTGCCCCTGCTCCGGCAGCGCCTGTTCCGCCTGCAAGCGACGAGCAGTCCGGCGCTCAACAGTCTGCTCCTGCATTGGTGAAGCGAGAGAATGCCGGCGGCAACCAGAGCACGGCATTGATGAGAATCAACAGCAATCCGCCAGCGGCAGAGGTCGAGCTGGATGGAAAATCTACCGGTAAACGCACGCCGACTGAGCTGCAAGTCGGACGCGGCCGACACCGCGTCAGTGTACGCATGCCTGGTTTTCAAACATCAAGCGTAACGGTGAAGGTCGCGGGTGGAGAAGAGTTTGAGTACTCCCCGGATCTGACAGTCGTGCTGCCGAACATTTCCGTACCCAACGTCAGCATGCCCGACATTTCAAAGTTGCTGTCGAAGGACCCCCAAGGTCAGGCTGCGCTCTGGCGGCAGTGGGCGGGTAGGCAGAACGCTCCGGGACCCAAGCTCGTGATCAGCAGCAAGCCCCCAGGCGCGACTATTCTGATCGACGGTAAAGATAGCGGGCAAACCTCACCGGCGGTGATTCCGGTGAAGCCCGGTAAATATCACGTTCGCCTGGAGCTTGAAGGATTTGAGCCCGCCGAAAGCGATCTGACCGTTGGTGATCATAAGCCCGGAATCTTCAATCCCGCTTTGAAACTGGCACGATCGGATCAGTAG
- a CDS encoding alcohol dehydrogenase, producing MSETYKAVEVAKPGTLRVVERQVQKPGAGQVRIRVEACGVCHTDAATIEGVYPGLTLPRVPGHEVVGRIEALGSGVSKWKIGQRVGVGFFGGEDGVCEPCRRGDSVNCQNLVVPGITTDGGYAESMIAEARAIASIPDELTSTEAAPLLCAGVTTYNALRNAGLRGGDLVAVQGIGGLGHLGVQFARQLGFRTAAIGRGSDKKKLAEDLGAHVYIDTAVDDTAAVLQRMGGARAILATAPSGDAMGPLVSGLAARGKLIVVGVPQDEIRLSAFPLVFGGRSIYGSLTGTAIDSEDTLAFSVLENIRPMIQTFPLDQAAEAYASMMQGNARFRMVLVTGQ from the coding sequence GTGTCTGAGACATACAAAGCCGTTGAAGTCGCGAAGCCTGGAACGCTTCGCGTGGTCGAACGTCAGGTTCAAAAACCTGGAGCCGGACAGGTTCGTATACGCGTGGAGGCGTGCGGTGTCTGCCACACGGATGCGGCGACCATTGAGGGCGTCTACCCGGGCCTTACTCTGCCGCGTGTTCCTGGGCATGAAGTAGTTGGCCGCATTGAGGCTTTGGGCAGCGGGGTGTCCAAATGGAAGATTGGTCAACGGGTTGGTGTCGGCTTCTTCGGCGGCGAAGACGGAGTGTGCGAGCCATGCAGACGCGGAGATAGCGTGAATTGTCAGAACCTCGTCGTACCCGGAATAACCACGGATGGCGGATATGCAGAATCGATGATCGCTGAAGCACGCGCCATCGCTTCCATTCCTGACGAACTCACATCCACAGAAGCTGCTCCGCTTCTCTGTGCGGGGGTTACGACCTACAACGCGCTCCGTAACGCCGGCTTGCGTGGCGGCGATCTGGTGGCTGTGCAGGGCATTGGCGGTCTGGGGCATCTTGGTGTCCAGTTTGCGCGGCAACTGGGATTCCGTACTGCCGCAATCGGACGTGGAAGCGACAAGAAAAAGCTGGCAGAAGATTTGGGCGCGCACGTCTACATCGATACCGCAGTCGACGACACCGCAGCAGTGCTGCAGCGCATGGGAGGAGCCAGGGCGATTCTAGCAACCGCACCCAGTGGCGATGCCATGGGCCCACTTGTCTCCGGCCTCGCAGCCCGCGGGAAGCTCATCGTGGTCGGTGTACCGCAGGACGAGATCCGTTTGAGTGCGTTCCCGCTCGTCTTTGGAGGACGCTCGATCTACGGAAGCCTGACCGGCACCGCCATTGATAGCGAGGACACGCTCGCCTTCAGCGTCCTCGAGAACATCCGTCCCATGATCCAGACGTTCCCTCTGGACCAGGCGGCGGAAGCGTACGCGAGCATGATGCAAGGCAACGCTCGCTTCCGAATGGTTTTGGTGACAGGCCAATGA
- a CDS encoding ABC transporter ATP-binding protein — protein MSTDLVIETRELSKRYGDASVVCDLNLKVQRGQITGFLGRNGAGKSTTIKMLLGIAFPSSGSGTVLGRAIQNAKQSRHMRAEVAYVAEDKQLYSYMTVEQLIRFTRSFYRDWRTDTEQRLLRQFELPKQRKVKVLSKGMRTKLALLLALARRPQLLILDEPSEGLDPVGIEEFLSELVAAASEGITVFFSSHQIAEVERIADQACIIDRGELRVSVSMDDLRQDYRRVTVGFTGDPPRGAFRLPGISHISTAGRQTVFLAQGNADAVVEKAHALCAASVDVDCVSLRELFLHTVTAKENSDALV, from the coding sequence ATGAGCACAGACCTGGTGATCGAAACGCGAGAATTATCAAAGCGCTATGGCGACGCATCAGTTGTTTGCGATCTTAATCTTAAGGTGCAGCGTGGACAAATCACTGGCTTTCTTGGCCGAAACGGAGCAGGAAAGAGTACGACCATCAAGATGCTTCTGGGAATAGCGTTCCCGAGTTCCGGATCCGGGACTGTTCTGGGAAGGGCGATCCAGAATGCCAAGCAGAGCCGGCATATGCGTGCTGAAGTTGCCTATGTTGCGGAAGACAAGCAGCTCTACTCATACATGACGGTCGAGCAACTGATTCGATTCACACGATCGTTTTACAGGGACTGGCGAACAGACACAGAGCAACGACTGCTTCGGCAATTCGAACTGCCGAAGCAGCGAAAGGTGAAGGTACTCTCAAAGGGCATGAGGACAAAGCTGGCGCTGCTGCTAGCACTCGCCCGCCGACCCCAACTCCTGATTCTCGATGAGCCTAGTGAAGGGCTTGATCCGGTTGGCATCGAAGAGTTTCTCTCGGAGCTTGTAGCAGCCGCATCCGAGGGAATCACGGTGTTCTTCTCCTCGCATCAGATCGCCGAAGTTGAGCGTATCGCGGACCAGGCGTGCATCATTGATCGCGGGGAGCTACGAGTGAGTGTCTCCATGGACGATCTCCGACAGGACTATCGCCGCGTGACTGTGGGTTTTACGGGCGATCCTCCACGTGGCGCGTTTCGCCTTCCCGGGATTTCCCATATTAGTACGGCAGGCAGGCAGACGGTTTTTCTGGCTCAGGGGAATGCCGACGCAGTTGTCGAGAAGGCTCACGCGCTGTGCGCTGCCTCCGTTGACGTGGATTGCGTGAGCTTGCGCGAGTTGTTCCTTCACACAGTAACCGCAAAGGAGAACTCTGATGCTCTGGTATAA